In Candidatus Latescibacter sp., the following are encoded in one genomic region:
- a CDS encoding NADH-quinone oxidoreductase subunit NuoF translates to MAYRSNALICTCTNCISNGALKIKNTLEYEIQRQGLNNDIQIVQTGASGLCVNGPVLMVQPDGIFYQFLKVEDIPKLVEEHFLKGRPVTSKMYVPAGEETPIPKIRDIPFFKDQRLIALKNRGLIDPENIDEYIANDGYKALVKVLTSMTPDQVIEEIKKSGLRGRGGAGFPTGEKWSICRAEVLKRREKSPEAPCYVICNADEGDPGAFMDRSIVEADPHAIIEGMCIGAYAMGASEGYIYVRIEYPLAIERIKKAIKQVREYGLLGENIFDTDFSFNLTIFEGAGAFVCGEETSLIASIEGKTPEPRLKPPFPAQSGLWGFPTNINNVETWANIPMIINWGSTWFAGIGTETSRGTKVFSLAGNINNAGLVEVPMGITLREMVFDIGGGIPGNKKLKAVQTGGPSGGFIPSELLDLPIDYERLKEAGAIMGSGGMVVMDEDTCIVDIAKYFIAFTTDESCGKCSTCREGSAALLGILNKICSGKGEESDIQFMEELCPVIKDASMCGLGQTLPNPVLSTLRFFKDEYMAHIVEKKCPAKVCTALITYRIDREKCNGCTVCAKNCPQNAISGEKKEPHTINPDLCTKCGVCFEKCKFEAVIVE, encoded by the coding sequence ATGGCATATCGGTCGAATGCGTTGATCTGCACCTGTACGAATTGCATATCCAACGGTGCGTTAAAAATAAAGAATACTCTTGAATATGAGATACAGCGGCAGGGCCTGAATAATGATATTCAGATTGTCCAGACAGGTGCGAGCGGACTTTGTGTCAATGGTCCCGTTTTGATGGTGCAGCCTGATGGAATTTTTTATCAGTTTCTGAAAGTGGAGGATATTCCCAAATTAGTAGAGGAACATTTTCTTAAAGGCAGACCTGTTACTTCAAAAATGTATGTTCCTGCCGGCGAGGAAACACCGATTCCCAAAATAAGAGATATTCCTTTTTTCAAAGACCAGCGGCTGATAGCACTGAAAAACCGCGGCCTGATAGATCCGGAAAATATCGATGAATATATCGCGAATGATGGATATAAGGCGCTGGTAAAGGTTCTGACGAGCATGACTCCTGATCAGGTTATTGAGGAAATCAAAAAGTCAGGCTTACGGGGACGAGGCGGCGCCGGGTTTCCAACGGGCGAGAAATGGAGCATATGCAGGGCGGAAGTTCTGAAGAGAAGGGAGAAGTCGCCCGAAGCCCCCTGTTATGTTATTTGCAATGCCGACGAAGGCGATCCGGGCGCTTTCATGGATCGGAGCATCGTAGAGGCCGATCCTCACGCTATTATCGAGGGAATGTGTATAGGCGCATATGCGATGGGGGCCAGCGAGGGGTATATCTATGTGAGAATCGAGTATCCGCTTGCGATAGAAAGGATTAAGAAAGCGATAAAGCAGGTGCGGGAATACGGCCTGTTGGGCGAGAATATTTTCGATACCGATTTCAGCTTTAACCTCACCATTTTTGAGGGGGCGGGGGCGTTTGTATGCGGAGAAGAGACATCGCTGATCGCTTCGATAGAAGGAAAGACGCCCGAGCCGAGATTGAAACCTCCCTTTCCGGCTCAATCAGGTCTCTGGGGTTTCCCGACCAATATCAATAATGTTGAAACCTGGGCGAATATTCCGATGATCATAAACTGGGGTTCCACATGGTTTGCCGGAATCGGAACCGAAACAAGTCGCGGGACAAAAGTCTTTTCTCTCGCGGGGAATATAAATAATGCCGGCCTGGTTGAAGTTCCCATGGGAATAACCCTGAGAGAAATGGTTTTCGATATCGGCGGCGGTATCCCCGGCAACAAGAAACTCAAGGCTGTGCAGACCGGAGGCCCGTCAGGAGGATTCATCCCCTCGGAACTGCTCGATCTTCCCATCGATTACGAACGGTTGAAAGAGGCTGGCGCGATCATGGGATCCGGCGGCATGGTCGTCATGGATGAAGACACCTGCATCGTCGATATTGCAAAGTACTTTATCGCATTTACCACCGACGAATCATGCGGAAAATGTTCCACATGCCGTGAAGGATCGGCTGCTCTCCTTGGAATTTTGAACAAAATCTGCAGCGGCAAGGGAGAAGAAAGCGATATTCAATTCATGGAAGAACTCTGTCCGGTCATAAAAGATGCATCCATGTGCGGCTTGGGACAGACATTGCCAAATCCCGTGCTCAGTACGTTGAGATTTTTTAAAGATGAATATATGGCGCACATAGTGGAGAAGAAATGCCCTGCGAAGGTATGCACCGCATTGATAACATATCGCATTGATCGTGAAAAATGCAATGGATGTACGGTGTGTGCAAAGAACTGTCCGCAGAACGCAATTTCCGGGGAGAAAAAAGAACCGCACACGATCAATCCCGATTTGTGTACAAAGTGCGGTGTGTGCTTTGAAAAGTGCAAGTTCGAAGCTGTTATAGTTGAGTGA
- a CDS encoding serine kinase has product MNLKEIVDSLHLEVKSGDDRLDTAITGGYVSDLLSDVLAHSREGNIWITLQIHQNIVAVAGTKELSGIILINGRVPEEDTLRKAEEEHIPIMVSSMPAFEVVGRLYALGISSTQTDGEKI; this is encoded by the coding sequence ATGAACCTGAAGGAAATAGTCGACTCATTGCATCTCGAAGTGAAATCCGGTGATGACAGGCTGGATACCGCGATAACCGGCGGTTATGTGAGCGATTTGTTGAGCGATGTCCTTGCCCACAGCAGGGAAGGGAATATTTGGATAACCCTGCAGATCCATCAGAATATCGTAGCGGTGGCCGGAACGAAGGAATTATCCGGGATCATCCTGATAAACGGGAGAGTGCCGGAAGAAGATACGCTCCGTAAAGCGGAAGAAGAACATATACCGATCATGGTCAGCAGCATGCCCGCATTCGAGGTGGTCGGTAGATTATACGCTCTGGGGATCTCAAGCACACAAACTGATGGTGAAAAAATATAA
- the rsxE gene encoding electron transport complex subunit RsxE — MGLGQSREFKVFFEGFWKNNALFAMMLGICSSLAVTNNVKNSIAMALGVIFVTTCSSTIISMIRSIIPSRIRMAVFMMVISTFTIVVDQTLKAYYPAISAALGPYVGLIITNCIVMGRAEAYAISNPVIPSFFDGLGVSCGYSFSILVIGVIRELLGFGTFLDITVLGSWWTPWVIMVMAPGAFFVLGLYIWLLRTLTQRN; from the coding sequence ATGGGTTTAGGACAATCCAGAGAATTTAAGGTTTTCTTTGAGGGGTTCTGGAAGAATAATGCCCTGTTCGCGATGATGCTGGGCATCTGTTCTTCGCTGGCGGTGACCAACAATGTAAAGAACTCCATCGCCATGGCCCTGGGGGTAATTTTTGTCACCACCTGCTCCTCAACCATAATCAGTATGATCCGCTCCATTATCCCGTCCCGTATCCGCATGGCGGTGTTCATGATGGTCATCTCCACATTCACCATTGTGGTGGATCAGACGCTGAAAGCTTACTATCCGGCCATATCCGCCGCGCTCGGCCCTTATGTGGGGCTGATCATCACCAACTGCATCGTGATGGGCCGCGCAGAAGCCTACGCCATCTCAAATCCGGTGATACCGTCCTTCTTCGACGGCCTCGGGGTTTCCTGCGGGTATTCATTCTCCATACTCGTCATAGGTGTTATCCGTGAGCTTCTGGGGTTTGGGACCTTTCTCGACATAACTGTGCTCGGCTCCTGGTGGACGCCCTGGGTTATCATGGTCATGGCGCCGGGGGCGTTTTTCGTGCTCGGGCTCTACATCTGGCTCCTTCGTACTCTCACCCAGAGGAATTAA
- a CDS encoding T9SS type A sorting domain-containing protein translates to MRKVLLMCTSLFFLVSVAYAANFQPTPLKLSAPAKISYQFDGKRLGIPFDVTGTPAGVILCVYTTGKAASVSKIRNGFLGWHYMNKVDTSVYFSKLANYETGKNNIIYWDGKGKDGNIVPAGDYTYYLWGYNNKSAREPVCKFINIPSSSGGTQAKIQEIGPDGKGLANPLFFSPGGRIKWTIGNNPFDSLFVETTTMSLGTGWSRGNVIALQPNNFNYFYVEVGSPRANNVKGVRKMQWVPNGESQYVTTWGVNGMTSWASGFDVDPGCITDGDIVYTIDQSYHDYSGVALSDFISIDATDGSIIKKVNMTSFWTSVEGKKAGGQMNGGPNGFEMRNGYIFLNCHCSCMKTMVDPAAENAGDFFVWSNENGDGIFDKNYQPDAVRKWVCHDYIVQPEVRHFSADSNLFGVGGTYDLGAISFGLLGPDGTGIGYYAYAGETATGIDQGRWNIHADYNSPFDGLYTDNYSTGDITLRGGLWYIAQDSIKGMISNNVGVQETAPSAFALSQNTPNPFNPTTTISFIIPKAGNVTVEVFNVSGQKVDTVVNTYMEAGGHSVTWNAMRHSAGMYFYTVKTKDASKTMKMTLLK, encoded by the coding sequence ATGCGAAAAGTACTTTTGATGTGCACCTCACTGTTCTTCCTGGTATCGGTTGCCTATGCGGCCAATTTTCAGCCTACGCCCCTCAAGTTGAGCGCTCCGGCGAAAATATCCTATCAATTTGACGGCAAAAGACTGGGTATTCCGTTTGATGTCACCGGAACGCCGGCCGGGGTTATTCTCTGCGTGTATACCACCGGTAAAGCTGCTTCGGTCAGCAAAATCAGGAATGGATTCCTGGGATGGCACTACATGAACAAGGTGGACACCTCGGTGTATTTCTCCAAGTTGGCCAATTATGAAACGGGGAAGAATAACATTATTTACTGGGACGGGAAGGGCAAAGACGGCAATATTGTCCCAGCCGGTGATTATACATACTACCTTTGGGGATATAATAATAAGAGTGCCAGGGAGCCGGTCTGCAAATTTATTAATATCCCTTCCAGTAGTGGCGGCACCCAGGCTAAAATCCAGGAAATAGGCCCGGACGGCAAGGGGCTGGCCAATCCGCTTTTTTTCTCGCCGGGCGGACGAATTAAATGGACAATCGGCAACAACCCGTTTGACAGTTTATTTGTAGAGACCACCACCATGTCCCTGGGCACCGGGTGGTCCAGGGGTAACGTCATCGCTCTCCAGCCCAATAACTTCAACTATTTCTATGTTGAAGTCGGCAGCCCACGCGCAAATAATGTCAAGGGAGTGCGGAAGATGCAGTGGGTGCCCAATGGCGAATCACAGTATGTGACCACCTGGGGTGTTAACGGCATGACATCCTGGGCCAGTGGATTTGATGTCGATCCCGGCTGCATCACTGACGGCGACATAGTCTACACGATTGACCAGTCGTATCACGACTACAGCGGCGTGGCGCTGTCCGATTTCATCTCCATCGACGCCACCGACGGCTCCATCATCAAGAAAGTTAATATGACCTCCTTCTGGACCAGCGTCGAAGGTAAAAAAGCCGGCGGCCAGATGAACGGCGGTCCGAATGGATTTGAGATGCGTAACGGGTACATATTCCTGAACTGCCATTGCTCCTGTATGAAGACGATGGTCGATCCGGCGGCGGAAAACGCGGGTGATTTCTTCGTCTGGTCCAACGAGAACGGCGACGGTATATTCGACAAGAATTATCAGCCGGATGCCGTGAGAAAATGGGTTTGCCATGACTACATCGTTCAACCCGAAGTTAGGCATTTCTCTGCCGACTCCAATCTGTTCGGCGTAGGAGGGACCTATGATCTCGGTGCGATATCCTTCGGACTCCTGGGCCCTGACGGCACCGGTATCGGGTACTATGCCTATGCCGGGGAGACTGCCACAGGCATTGATCAGGGAAGATGGAACATACATGCTGATTACAATTCGCCTTTTGACGGCCTGTATACGGATAACTATTCAACCGGTGACATCACTCTGCGAGGTGGTTTGTGGTATATAGCGCAAGATTCCATTAAGGGTATGATCTCCAACAATGTGGGGGTGCAGGAAACCGCGCCGTCAGCTTTTGCATTATCGCAGAATACTCCCAACCCTTTCAATCCGACTACCACGATCAGTTTTATCATTCCAAAAGCCGGGAATGTGACGGTGGAAGTATTTAATGTGAGCGGTCAGAAAGTAGATACCGTAGTCAACACGTATATGGAGGCCGGGGGCCATTCAGTCACCTGGAACGCCATGAGGCATTCTGCAGGAATGTATTTCTATACGGTAAAAACAAAGGATGCTTCCAAAACCATGAAGATGACTCTCCTCAAGTAA
- a CDS encoding 2Fe-2S iron-sulfur cluster-binding protein encodes MITCTINDKVLQAEEGKTILEVARDEGIHIPTLCYHKDLTPYGACRLCVVEIVGGSRPGIQVSCLYKVTEGLIVKTDTERVVQARKIIIELLMARCSDSDKINKLADEYGVTNVRIHHEDQSKCILCGQCVRVCAEVVGMSAISFSNRGIRRRVQTPFDKISETCIGCGACAYLCPTRVIHIEESS; translated from the coding sequence ATGATTACGTGTACGATAAATGATAAGGTGCTACAGGCTGAAGAAGGAAAAACCATCCTTGAGGTCGCTCGGGATGAGGGCATCCACATACCGACGTTATGCTACCATAAAGATCTGACGCCTTACGGGGCATGCCGGTTATGTGTGGTTGAAATAGTGGGCGGATCACGGCCGGGCATTCAAGTATCATGCCTCTATAAAGTCACTGAGGGTTTGATAGTCAAGACCGATACCGAAAGGGTGGTGCAGGCCCGAAAGATTATCATTGAACTCCTGATGGCCCGCTGCTCCGACTCCGATAAAATAAATAAACTGGCGGATGAATACGGGGTAACAAACGTACGAATTCATCATGAAGATCAGTCCAAGTGCATTCTGTGCGGGCAATGTGTCCGCGTGTGTGCAGAAGTTGTCGGGATGAGCGCGATAAGTTTTTCCAACAGAGGGATCAGGAGAAGAGTCCAGACACCTTTTGACAAAATCTCGGAAACCTGTATTGGATGCGGCGCCTGTGCGTATCTTTGCCCGACACGGGTCATACACATTGAGGAATCGTCTTAA
- a CDS encoding NAD(P)H-dependent oxidoreductase subunit E, with the protein MLADYGECLIRVAGEDEFTVRGGQTLLTSLISHNFNIPSACGGKASCGYCKVRVIQGGGQILPTEKGFITPEERKVGIRLACQVKVKNDMEISLPDFVETVRNIVKNRLYNPKLKWKFRMEHLQYGEEKKKPKIKIETDHREKIYNIIEAHRDMPGSTIPILQNIHTVFNYLPEYALAMVSKEMNIPYSTIYRVSTFYNAFSLKPRGRNIIKVCLGTSCYVKGGAGLLHTLEKELGISVHQNTPDLKYTLDTVSCIGCCGQSPVISINDDIFGYLDKHKVIDVLHHYPSDRVKDEQIKA; encoded by the coding sequence GTGCTCGCCGATTACGGTGAATGTCTGATTCGCGTTGCCGGGGAAGATGAGTTCACCGTTCGCGGCGGTCAAACGCTTCTCACATCCCTTATTTCACATAATTTTAATATTCCGTCTGCATGCGGCGGAAAAGCAAGCTGCGGCTATTGCAAAGTGAGAGTTATACAGGGTGGAGGTCAAATTCTCCCCACAGAAAAAGGATTTATCACTCCAGAAGAAAGAAAGGTAGGAATAAGGCTTGCATGTCAGGTCAAGGTTAAAAATGACATGGAAATTTCCCTGCCCGACTTTGTCGAAACGGTGAGAAACATCGTTAAAAACCGTCTGTATAATCCGAAACTGAAGTGGAAATTCAGAATGGAACATCTACAGTACGGTGAGGAAAAAAAGAAACCAAAAATAAAAATTGAAACCGATCACAGAGAAAAAATATATAATATAATAGAAGCTCACAGGGATATGCCCGGGTCTACTATTCCTATTCTTCAAAATATTCATACAGTTTTCAATTATTTGCCGGAATATGCGCTGGCAATGGTATCAAAAGAGATGAATATTCCATACAGCACTATCTATCGGGTTTCAACATTCTACAACGCTTTCAGTCTGAAACCCCGGGGCAGGAATATCATCAAGGTTTGCCTGGGAACATCATGCTATGTAAAAGGCGGCGCGGGCCTTCTCCATACCCTTGAAAAAGAGCTGGGTATATCGGTCCACCAGAATACACCGGATTTAAAATATACGCTTGATACGGTTAGTTGTATCGGGTGCTGCGGTCAATCGCCGGTAATATCGATAAACGATGATATTTTTGGATATCTGGATAAGCACAAAGTGATAGATGTTTTACATCACTATCCATCAGATAGGGTTAAAGATGAACAAATTAAAGCCTGA
- a CDS encoding CBS domain-containing protein, whose protein sequence is MTKDVIVVDSTMNMSVLGDIFLSKRIYGIPVIDNEEIAGIITIGDYIKWLVNREEDCLIEKKMSRKVKTVFDYSPLVEALRNFESYRFTCFPVIDKNHKLVGIVTKGDIIRCVLKKMEAKYSDEDIHTYRASHIFEDIIAEKLTLNFHYTIKCKDFQQAGDCATNMKKTLKRLGFHSQVVRRVAIAVYEAEMNMIVFADEGEIFAEVNPSKIKIYARDRGPGIEDIEKAMLPGFSTAPEWVRELGFGAGMGLNNIKKCSDELKILSDVGKGTELEFEILFAPDSEKE, encoded by the coding sequence ATGACAAAGGATGTTATCGTCGTCGATTCGACCATGAACATGAGTGTTCTGGGAGATATTTTCCTTTCGAAGCGCATTTACGGTATACCGGTAATTGATAATGAGGAAATTGCAGGTATCATCACTATCGGAGACTATATCAAGTGGCTGGTTAACAGGGAAGAAGACTGCTTGATCGAAAAAAAAATGTCAAGAAAGGTGAAAACTGTCTTTGACTATTCACCGCTTGTAGAAGCATTGAGAAATTTCGAGAGCTACAGGTTCACCTGCTTCCCGGTAATCGACAAAAATCACAAACTGGTCGGCATTGTAACAAAAGGCGATATTATCAGATGTGTTTTAAAGAAAATGGAAGCAAAGTATTCGGATGAGGACATTCATACTTACAGGGCGAGTCATATCTTCGAAGATATCATTGCCGAAAAACTAACTTTGAACTTCCATTACACGATTAAATGCAAAGATTTTCAACAGGCAGGCGATTGCGCTACCAATATGAAAAAGACTCTGAAACGTCTCGGATTCCATTCCCAGGTGGTTCGAAGAGTGGCTATAGCCGTTTACGAAGCTGAAATGAATATGATCGTTTTTGCGGATGAGGGAGAAATCTTTGCAGAGGTTAATCCGAGTAAAATAAAAATCTATGCCCGGGATAGAGGCCCCGGGATCGAGGATATTGAGAAGGCAATGCTCCCCGGTTTTTCAACCGCTCCTGAGTGGGTGAGAGAATTGGGATTCGGTGCGGGTATGGGTTTAAATAACATAAAAAAGTGTTCTGATGAATTGAAAATACTGTCCGATGTCGGAAAAGGAACTGAACTGGAATTCGAAATACTTTTTGCTCCTGACTCTGAAAAGGAATAA
- a CDS encoding Rnf-Nqr domain containing protein codes for MGIDFTNLFIIFFASIITQNMILSNFLGLCPFVAVSTEIPTALGMGAAVIFVMFMTMALNWPINFLVLVPLHVDYLQFLVYIMVIAAFVQIVELFIDRYSPVLYVSLGVFLPLITVNCAILGVLLIATLRNYSFVQGLVYALGSGIGWTLAIVAMAGIRQKMAFSDIPKGLQGPGITMIIAGIMALAFMGFSGVVNL; via the coding sequence ATGGGAATCGATTTCACAAATCTATTCATTATTTTCTTTGCCAGCATCATTACGCAGAACATGATACTCTCTAATTTTCTCGGGCTGTGTCCATTCGTGGCCGTGTCCACGGAGATTCCTACCGCCCTGGGCATGGGCGCTGCTGTGATCTTCGTGATGTTCATGACTATGGCGCTGAACTGGCCTATCAATTTCCTGGTTCTGGTGCCCCTCCACGTGGATTACCTGCAGTTCCTGGTGTATATCATGGTTATCGCGGCGTTTGTGCAGATAGTGGAGCTGTTTATAGACCGTTATTCCCCCGTACTCTACGTTTCCCTGGGAGTTTTCCTCCCCCTTATTACAGTGAACTGCGCCATCCTCGGGGTGCTTCTCATCGCGACTCTCCGCAACTATTCCTTTGTCCAGGGGCTGGTTTACGCATTGGGCAGCGGGATCGGCTGGACCCTGGCCATTGTGGCCATGGCCGGCATCCGTCAGAAGATGGCGTTTTCCGACATCCCCAAAGGTCTCCAGGGACCCGGCATCACCATGATCATTGCCGGTATAATGGCCTTGGCATTCATGGGCTTTTCCGGAGTAGTCAATCTCTAA
- a CDS encoding (2Fe-2S) ferredoxin domain-containing protein, giving the protein MNKLKPEDLEKISQRMKKIINLREGSGKAKVIVHMGTCGIAAGARTVMNALMEEIERRDLKDIILTISSCAGFCSREPMITIELQNEPPVKYVDVTPEKAREILEKHVLGGSIVKEYALSIGSERVL; this is encoded by the coding sequence ATGAACAAATTAAAGCCTGAAGATCTTGAAAAAATCAGTCAGCGCATGAAAAAAATAATAAACCTGCGGGAAGGCTCTGGTAAAGCGAAAGTCATCGTTCACATGGGAACATGCGGGATCGCGGCCGGAGCGAGAACCGTCATGAATGCTCTTATGGAAGAGATTGAACGAAGGGATCTGAAGGATATCATCCTGACCATTTCGAGCTGCGCGGGATTTTGCAGCCGCGAGCCGATGATTACGATTGAATTACAAAACGAGCCGCCGGTGAAATATGTCGATGTGACGCCCGAAAAGGCCCGTGAAATATTAGAAAAACATGTTCTTGGCGGGTCGATAGTCAAGGAATACGCATTATCGATCGGGAGCGAAAGAGTATTATAG
- a CDS encoding PHP domain-containing protein, which translates to MVKKYKIDLHIHTCLSPCADLTMLPTAIIDEAAKRGLDCIGICDHNSSENVAAVIRAGERAGVHVLGGMEITTREEVHILSLFGEDGALHRMQELVYRNLPGKNDETRFGEQLIVDEYDRIVGSSGRLLIGATNLSLEETVQAILDNGGIAVASHIDREQFSILGQLGFIPEHLPLHALELSPRADALKKDSFKNLGYPLVTFSDAHYLTEIGKTSTTVFARELSFSALKTAL; encoded by the coding sequence ATGGTGAAAAAATATAAGATCGATTTACACATACATACCTGCCTTTCTCCCTGCGCCGATCTCACTATGCTGCCGACTGCAATCATCGATGAAGCGGCGAAGCGCGGACTGGACTGTATCGGAATATGTGACCACAACTCGTCAGAAAATGTCGCCGCGGTAATAAGAGCCGGAGAAAGAGCCGGCGTGCATGTGCTGGGTGGAATGGAGATAACGACCCGGGAAGAAGTACACATCCTGTCGTTATTTGGAGAAGACGGCGCTTTACACAGAATGCAGGAACTGGTGTATCGGAACCTGCCCGGAAAGAATGATGAAACAAGGTTTGGGGAACAGTTGATCGTTGATGAATATGACCGCATAGTCGGCTCCTCAGGCAGGCTGCTGATCGGAGCAACGAATCTATCATTGGAGGAAACGGTTCAGGCAATCCTGGATAATGGAGGAATCGCCGTTGCCTCACATATCGACCGTGAGCAGTTCAGTATTCTCGGACAGCTTGGATTTATCCCGGAACATTTGCCGCTCCATGCCCTTGAGCTCTCGCCGAGGGCCGACGCTCTTAAAAAGGATTCGTTCAAAAACCTCGGCTATCCGCTCGTTACTTTTTCCGATGCCCATTATTTGACGGAAATCGGCAAGACTTCAACGACCGTTTTTGCCCGTGAACTGTCCTTTTCTGCGCTGAAAACAGCGCTGTGA
- a CDS encoding ATP-binding protein, translating into MQDISLHILDIVENAIRADARTVHIEIGEYPDEDRLRVCIRDDGSGMDSETAGKALDPFFTTKTGKRVGLGLSLLQQAAEQTGGTLTIDSKEGEGTCITAVFVLSHPDMKPLGNIFETMAALIAGYPSLRFIYDYKKGDDVFHFDSSK; encoded by the coding sequence ATGCAGGATATATCGTTACATATACTTGATATTGTTGAAAATGCAATACGGGCTGATGCCAGAACCGTCCACATCGAGATCGGTGAATATCCGGATGAAGACCGGTTGAGGGTCTGCATAAGAGATGATGGATCGGGTATGGACAGTGAAACGGCGGGAAAGGCTCTGGATCCTTTCTTTACTACGAAAACGGGGAAAAGAGTCGGATTAGGGCTTTCACTGCTTCAACAGGCGGCTGAGCAAACCGGCGGGACCTTGACGATTGATTCAAAAGAGGGGGAAGGCACCTGTATTACCGCCGTTTTTGTTCTCAGCCATCCGGATATGAAACCGTTGGGAAATATTTTTGAGACAATGGCGGCATTGATAGCCGGATATCCGTCTCTCCGGTTTATTTACGATTATAAAAAAGGAGATGATGTTTTTCATTTCGATTCTTCGAAGTAG